A window of the Chloroflexus sp. Y-396-1 genome harbors these coding sequences:
- the fabF gene encoding beta-ketoacyl-ACP synthase II, producing MDRRVVVTGMGAISPLGLSVAELWQGIVAARSGVGPITLFDPTGFDTRFAAEVKGFDPTNYMDRKEARRTDRFVQFAVAATKEALRDAELEITPANRDEVGVFIASGIGGIATLSEQLEVLRSRGPGRISPFLIPAMITNLAAGQVSIVTGARGPSYCVTSACASSAHAIGEAAETIRRGWAKAMIVGGSEASITPIGVAGFNAMRALSTRNEDYAHASRPFDAERDGFVMGEGAAVLILEDLEFALARGARILAEVVGYGATSDAYHISNLAEDGEGVARAIRLALQRGGLAPGDVDYINAHATSTPAGDPVEAAAIKQVFGGREQSPPVSASKSQFGHLLGAAGAIEAVVTVLAMQNNLLPATINLQHPDPECDLDFVPNHPRPAQIEVALSNSFGFGGHNVCLAFRKYHG from the coding sequence ATGGATCGACGGGTGGTAGTGACCGGAATGGGGGCAATTAGCCCGCTTGGTCTCAGCGTAGCCGAACTCTGGCAGGGGATCGTCGCAGCGCGGAGCGGCGTCGGTCCAATCACATTGTTCGATCCGACCGGTTTTGACACCCGGTTTGCCGCCGAGGTGAAAGGTTTCGATCCAACGAACTATATGGATCGCAAAGAAGCGCGACGCACCGACCGTTTTGTCCAGTTCGCAGTTGCGGCAACGAAAGAGGCGTTGCGTGATGCCGAACTCGAGATTACACCGGCTAATCGTGATGAGGTTGGGGTCTTCATTGCCAGTGGTATCGGTGGGATTGCGACTCTCTCCGAGCAGCTAGAGGTGTTACGCAGCCGTGGGCCGGGCCGGATCAGCCCTTTCCTGATTCCAGCAATGATTACGAACCTAGCTGCTGGTCAGGTTTCGATTGTCACCGGCGCCCGTGGGCCAAGCTACTGTGTGACGTCGGCATGCGCTAGTTCAGCGCATGCGATTGGAGAGGCAGCAGAGACTATCCGGCGCGGTTGGGCGAAGGCGATGATTGTGGGTGGGAGCGAAGCCAGTATTACGCCAATTGGGGTAGCCGGGTTCAATGCAATGCGTGCCCTTTCCACCCGTAATGAAGATTATGCCCATGCCTCACGTCCGTTTGATGCTGAGCGAGATGGTTTTGTGATGGGTGAGGGAGCAGCAGTGCTGATCCTCGAAGACCTCGAATTTGCACTTGCTCGTGGCGCCCGTATTCTGGCCGAAGTGGTCGGTTACGGTGCAACGTCTGATGCGTACCATATCTCGAATCTAGCTGAAGATGGTGAAGGGGTCGCACGAGCAATCCGTCTGGCATTACAGCGAGGTGGCTTGGCTCCCGGCGATGTCGATTACATTAACGCTCATGCGACTTCGACACCGGCCGGTGATCCGGTAGAAGCCGCAGCTATCAAGCAGGTCTTCGGCGGTCGTGAACAGTCACCTCCGGTCAGTGCCAGCAAGTCGCAGTTCGGACATCTTCTCGGTGCAGCAGGCGCCATCGAAGCGGTTGTCACTGTGTTGGCAATGCAAAACAATCTGTTACCGGCGACTATCAATCTCCAGCATCCCGATCCGGAATGTGATCTCGATTTTGTGCCGAACCATCCCCGCCCGGCCCAGATCGAAGTGGCTCTGAGTAACTCATTCGGTTTTGGTGGGCATAACGTCTGTCTTGCGTTCCGCAAATACCACGGATAG
- a CDS encoding fumarylacetoacetate hydrolase family protein → MKLLTYRYDGVERVGALRGDEVIDLSPLAASMLDLIDGGPDLLAEARKLVAVAEGGLALAEIELRAPIPRPRKNIICLGMNYAAHAIESLRAKGLPEKLPEYPVFFSKMPTAVNHPNAPVPLMPDVSAQRDWEVELAVIIGRRGRDIPVSAALDYVFGYTIMNDVSARDLQTRHQQFFYSKSLDGSAPLGPWIVTADEIPNPHALGIRLRLNGELVQNSTTRDMIFDIPTCIATFSRGITLEPGDIIATGTPAGVGMGMTPQRWLKAGDVMEAEIDGIGVLRNTVE, encoded by the coding sequence ATGAAGCTCTTGACGTATCGGTATGATGGGGTTGAGCGTGTTGGTGCTCTACGCGGCGATGAGGTCATCGATCTGTCGCCGTTGGCGGCGTCGATGTTGGATCTGATCGATGGCGGGCCTGATCTGCTGGCTGAAGCGCGGAAATTGGTGGCAGTAGCAGAAGGGGGGCTGGCGTTGGCTGAGATTGAACTGCGGGCACCGATTCCACGTCCGCGTAAAAACATCATCTGCCTAGGCATGAATTATGCTGCGCACGCGATTGAGTCGCTGCGGGCGAAAGGTTTGCCGGAAAAACTGCCAGAATATCCGGTCTTCTTCAGTAAGATGCCGACAGCGGTAAATCACCCGAACGCACCGGTTCCGCTTATGCCCGACGTATCGGCCCAGCGTGACTGGGAGGTGGAATTAGCCGTCATTATTGGACGACGCGGAAGAGATATTCCGGTGAGTGCTGCGCTCGATTATGTCTTTGGCTATACCATCATGAATGATGTGAGTGCCCGTGATTTGCAGACGCGCCACCAGCAGTTCTTCTACAGCAAGAGTCTCGATGGCAGCGCGCCGCTAGGGCCGTGGATTGTCACTGCCGACGAAATTCCCAATCCTCACGCGCTCGGTATTCGATTGCGGCTGAACGGTGAATTAGTTCAGAATTCGACCACGCGCGACATGATCTTTGATATTCCAACCTGTATTGCTACGTTCAGCCGCGGCATTACGCTTGAGCCTGGTGATATTATCGCAACCGGTACGCCGGCCGGGGTGGGAATGGGGATGACCCCGCAGCGTTGGTTGAAAGCCGGTGACGTCATGGAAGCTGAGATTGATGGCATTGGAGTATTACGGAATACCGTCGAGTAG
- a CDS encoding site-2 protease family protein, with the protein MMFEIDTISTLRMLAAEVMLVSATEELTNGDQRAVRCRGQLLLEAQAAHDAIVGRAERLGYTPLFQHDPAGAAILFIPTPPKAQPSRLWLAVLLFLLTVASTMLVGGQEYIESTGQVVFNWGYALSFSGSLLAILLAHELGHFIVARRERVAVSYPFFIPMPFFLLGTMGAFIAIKDLVPNRRALLAIGIAGPLAGLFVAIPVLAIGLSISEVKQVVPLPGSFTEGNSLLYAAMKILIFGRFLPSGGEDVYLHPMALAGWAGLLVTGLNLLPAGQLDGGHIFFALFGPRAARMMSVVVAVVLLGLGFFWSGWFIWAVMIALIGQQRSPLRNEISPLEGPWRWLAYIGILTFILVFTPIPITVNTP; encoded by the coding sequence ATGATGTTCGAGATTGACACAATTTCTACACTCCGTATGTTGGCCGCTGAAGTGATGCTGGTTAGCGCCACGGAAGAACTGACCAACGGTGATCAGCGGGCTGTCCGCTGTCGGGGACAGTTGCTCTTAGAGGCACAGGCTGCGCATGATGCGATTGTCGGTCGAGCAGAGCGATTGGGTTACACACCGCTTTTTCAGCATGATCCAGCCGGTGCAGCAATTCTGTTTATTCCTACACCGCCTAAAGCCCAGCCTTCACGTTTGTGGCTGGCAGTGTTGCTCTTTCTGCTTACTGTTGCCTCAACGATGCTGGTTGGCGGGCAAGAGTATATCGAAAGTACCGGTCAAGTTGTGTTCAACTGGGGTTATGCCCTGAGTTTCAGCGGTTCACTACTAGCAATTCTCCTGGCCCATGAACTAGGTCATTTTATTGTAGCTCGTCGTGAACGAGTGGCGGTTAGCTACCCTTTTTTCATTCCAATGCCATTCTTTTTACTAGGGACAATGGGGGCATTTATCGCGATAAAAGACCTGGTGCCAAACCGGCGGGCGCTGCTGGCAATCGGAATTGCCGGGCCGTTGGCCGGTCTGTTCGTCGCCATACCGGTGCTGGCTATCGGATTGAGCATTTCGGAAGTGAAACAGGTCGTACCGCTGCCGGGCAGCTTTACCGAAGGCAATTCGTTGCTCTACGCAGCAATGAAGATATTGATTTTCGGGCGCTTTCTGCCGAGCGGCGGAGAAGATGTTTACCTGCATCCGATGGCACTTGCCGGTTGGGCAGGTCTGCTGGTCACCGGTCTTAATCTGTTGCCAGCCGGTCAGCTTGACGGCGGGCACATCTTCTTTGCGCTGTTTGGGCCACGTGCAGCACGCATGATGAGTGTGGTCGTTGCAGTGGTGCTTCTCGGCCTAGGATTTTTCTGGTCGGGCTGGTTCATCTGGGCAGTGATGATTGCTCTGATCGGTCAGCAGCGTAGTCCATTGCGGAACGAGATTTCTCCGCTCGAGGGCCCGTGGCGGTGGCTGGCATACATCGGTATCTTGACGTTTATCCTGGTTTTTACACCGATTCCGATTACGGTGAATACGCCGTGA